From the genome of Vicia villosa cultivar HV-30 ecotype Madison, WI linkage group LG2, Vvil1.0, whole genome shotgun sequence, one region includes:
- the LOC131647150 gene encoding uncharacterized protein LOC131647150, with amino-acid sequence MDHQDQRIRINKWFDLRQRVIVQLMCAVNLESFDVGYDFSVPEAQSPDPLSGSKRKKMKVVKNKDTNNDITELQESIVLVANALTEGNAAIREGNEIMRERQKYELPPISGEETWNLIKECGCDAKSLPQIYCIVMKDADKLRMILQCPPEARKAVIMQMVFGSSD; translated from the exons ATGGATCATCAAGATCAGAGAATTCGTATTAACAAATGGTTTGATTTGCGTCAAAGAGTtatagttcaactaatgtgtgCT GTGAATTTGGAAAGCTTTGATGTTGGTTACGATTTTTCTGTACCTGAAGCACAGTCACCAGATCCGTTAAGTGGGAGTAAAAGGAAGAAAATGAAAGTGGTAAAAAACAAAGATACAAACAACGATATTACTGAACTCCAAGAATCAATTGTCTTGGTTGCAAATGCACTAACCGAAGGAAATGCTGCAATACGAGAAGGAAATGAAATAATGAGAGAGCGTCAGAAATATGAATTGCCTCCAATTTCAGGGGAAGAAACATGGAATTTAATAAAGGAGTGTGGATGTGATGCAAAGTCATTGCCGCAAATATATTGCATTGTAATGAAAGATGCTGACAAACTTAGGATGATTCTCCAGTGTCCACCTGAAGCCCGCAAAGCAGTGATAATGCAAATGGTCTTTGGCTCATCTGATTGA